Genomic DNA from Bacteroidales bacterium:
ATCGGTTGAGGTTGACGTTCAAGGGAATGTTAGTCTAAGAGGCAGTACTAATTTAACCATTCTTGTAGATGGCAAACCCTCCCAAATTGTAAGTCTCGATGAGTTACCTGCAAGCATTATACAAAGTGTTGAAGTTATTACCAACCCTTCTGTACGATATGACCCTGATGGGATGTCGGGGATATTGAATATTGTATTAAAGAAGAAGAAAACTCCAGGATATCATGGTATGGTTAATTTAAATGCCGGTACTGGCAATAAATATTCTGGAACAGTAAATATGAATGTTCGTAAAGGCAAATTAAACTTTTTTGGAAATTTTGATTATCGCCATTTTTACTCAACTGGTAGCGGTTTTAGCGACAGGACAACAATTGCTGGAAACCAGACCGAAAATCAAAACGATAACAGAAATGGCTTATCAAACAATTTTAGAGGAGGCATTGATTACTTTATCAACAACAAGAACACATTATCCCTTGCGGGTTCTTTAAGCGATAGAAACTTTAATGGAGATGAAAATGCTATTACCCTCTTTAATAACCTACCTCTATTAGATCAAAGCACGAAAGAGATGAATAAAATGAACGGCAAAGAACTTACTTTGAACTATAAGAAAACATTTGATACTCAGGGTAGAGAGTTCACCACAGATATTCAATATTCAGCATATGAAAGGAATTCAGATCAAAATATGTTTCGTGAAGGTACTTTAAAGCAAGACAAGTCTAATACCGATGGAAATAATAAATCCTTAACATTTCAATCCGACTTTGTAACTCCAATAGGAAATGGCGGAAGAATTGAAACCGGGATAAAAGGAATAATAAGAAACCAAAGAGCAGACTATTTATACTTAAACCTTATAACACCACCAACAGTTTGGGCTGATACATCAAATCTTTCAAATCTCTTCATCTTGAAAGATCAAGTATATGCAGGATATGCTATTTACTCAAATACAATTGGCCCGATTAGTTATCAAGGAGGTATTAGAATTGAGGATCAGCTAAAGACAATAGAACAAGAGACTCAAAATAAAAAAATAAACGTTTCTTTGTTTAATTACTTTCCAAGCGCCCATTTAAAGTGGGATATTAATAAAAAAAATGCCGTTCAGGTTTCATATAGTAAAAGGGTAAATAGACCATCTGGGAGGGTTTTAAATCCATTTGTAGATCAAGAAAATATCTATAATATTAGCTATGGTAATCCATACTTAAAACCCGAATATACGAGTTCATACGAGTTAGGACATTCGTTAACCCTTGAGAAATCGAGCATTAATACAACCTTATTCTACCGTCGCACTGTTGATAAAATAACGCAAATAGTAGATATTGTTTCTGGTCCAACCGAAGGAACTGATACTACAAAATCAACCTATACAAATTTATCTAGTGGATCAATGCTTGGGGTTGAAATAGTTGCATCAAAAACATTTACGAGCTGGTTTAGGGCTAATGGAAGTTTCAGTTTCTTTAAAGCTAAACTCGATGGCTATGATTATAATACTATTTCCCAAAGTGCAAGCGAGAGTAATAGCTGGACCGCTAAGATTAATTCATCATTCACCTTATCGAAAAACCTTGAATTACAAATTAACGGAAACTACAGGAGTCCTGTTATTACAGGCGTAAGTGGTGGTGGAAACCATGGACCTGGCGGTGGCGGAGATGGAGGTCAAGGTAAATCTAAAGAAATTTACTGGGTCGATCTGGGCTTACGTTATAGTATTCTTAAAAATAAGGGAACCATAACTGTAAGGGTAAGCGATGTTTTCAACTCAAGAAAGTCCAGATCAACAACTTATGGCACTACCGAATCTGGCGATCCCTACTCAATATATCAAATGGAGAGACATGAAAGTCAGATTGTTTTCGTTGGTTTTTCGTACCGGATAAACGATTACAAGCAACGCCGTGATATTAAAATTGATGATTCAAACGATATGGATAACTAGGTTTAGATTTGATTTTAGGGCTGATGAGAAGGGGGAGTTTTATATATCTCCCCTTTTTGTTTTTTTTGGTTTGATTCCTCTCAATTTCTTTAAATCCTCAACGATTTCCTGATGAATTAACCCTTTATCAGATTCAACAATTTGTAATAAATTGATGGCTCGTCCACAACAATCGTCAATTTCATTGATTAAACTCAAAAACACAAAGAGATCGTGCCAATTGCCAAGTTTTTTGTGAATACTGTTAAGAAGTACTGAAAATGTTGAATTGTATTTCGTTTTCACCTTAGCCTTTTTCATTATTGAAAGATTAAATGTCAACTCTTTAAGAAGAATTCGAATACGGTGAAGCACATCCTCATCAGTGCTATCACTGATTAACTCAATAACCTGATTGAAACCCTGCTCCACTTTTCGTTGAAATTTTTCTTCTAGATTTTCATTATCAAGGCATTCAATTGTTTCATCAAATCGTTGATTCAGAAGTGTGATATCAAAAGGATTTAATTTTCGGATCTTTTTTTTAAGATTACTATTTATCTTCTTCTTCCTCTTATTTATATTGTCTATAATATCATCAACCTCCTCTCCTACCCTTTCTCTGTAAAACTCTAAAAGAGACACCTGAACCTGAGCATCACGGAGGTAACCCAAACGGGCAAAAAGTGAATTTACCTTTTTCATAATAAGGATATAGTTTGAAGAATTATCCCTATAATCTAGAGCATCTAGCAAAGCCCTTATTTTCTTGATATTAAGGCGTATATTATGCACTAATTCCATTGAGCAATCCTCGCTTAAATTTATGAGGTTGCTCCTCAAAGAATTAAATGAACTATCACTATACCCTATTAATAATGCTTGCATGCCAGTAAGTTAATAAATAAATTAAGATTAGACATTATATAGATTAAGTTGTTTTGAGTTTGACGAGAGTTCATAACTTTTTAAAAAGTTCGAAAAATTTACCCCCTGCCTCCTAAAAATAGGGGGTAAAACAGATTCCCTTATAAACATTGATTTCTTTCAACCCATTCCTAAAAAACAACCCCATTTCCAAAACTCAATTAGCCCTCCTTCTTAAGGAGGGTTGGGAGGTTTATTAAAATTTTCGTAAATAACCATTCAAAATATATCGCATTTTGCGATAGCTATAAGTACACTTTGCGTTTAAGTTCTTTCCAACTTTCTGGACACCTTCTTGGGAGGTTATTCTTTTAATTTACCCCCTTCCCCCTAAAATAGGGGGTAAAACAGATTCTCGCATACTCTTTAACTTCCTTCTAAAAACAACCCCAACTCCAAAACTCAATTAGCCCTCCTTCTTAAGGAGAGTTGGGAGGTTTATTAATAATTTCTTGAATAACCCTTCAAAATATATCGCATTTTGCGATAGCTATAAACACCCCACAGAACCATAACTGCAACAAAACTCTAACATATAAACAGCAAAAAGCGAAGCTTTACGGCTTCGCTCAAACAAAATAGGAACAGGATAACCCCTAATTAACCGTTTCCTGCTCGCTAGCCACCTCATGGGATGTGGAGCTCTTCTTCGGACTCTCAGAGCGGGTATCAGCAGCTTTCACCGTAGCCAGCGAACGGACAATTAGCTCGCTAAGCACCGTTTCAAGATCCGTAAGATCACGAGTAGGTGCGGATGAGTTGAGCAGCGAGATAAACGTGAAAAGCGATTTTAATGAGTTTGTTAATGAGGGGCGTACATCCCATATTGTAAGCTCGTTGGTTGGGGCACTCTTTACGTTCTGGTGGGAGGTTTCCTCAAATACCTTCTGATCGGCTTCCAGCTCGGCAAGAAACTCCTCGGCGTTTAGGAATGTGATTTCGGTAGCGCATTTGCCCCGCAGCTCGGAGGTGATATTATTTATTGCTGCCGATTCTGCCTTATAGCCCATTGCGGCAGCACTCCATCCATGGCGGCGGATTACCTCAAGTATTTTTGATGATGCGTACGACCACCCTTCCTTGGTTCGGTGGCTCATTGCCTCCGTGTAGGTACGTAGCACCAAAAATGAGGCATCGCGAAGGGCATCCTTCTCGGCCAGCAGCTGGGTGTAGGGGTTCTTCCTGGCCCGCTCAAGGGCATTCTGGTAAAGGGAAAGCTGCTGGTTGGCCTTATCCAGAAAGGGAACCAACGTTGGAATTTTTGATCGTTTCTCCTCCACAATGGTTAATGCTCCCTTGGTAAAGGTAAAAAGCTCATCGCTTGGGAAAAGTGAAAAGTTTACGGTACTAATCATAGCTGTAAATTTTTGGTTAAACATTGTATTTACTGTTGCCAGTAAAACGTGATTTAATGATATAATTGTATTTTAAAGGTGAATATTTTTGCGGGGATATTTCCGTGCCCTTCCGCTACTGGTAGGTTGTTCCCCGCGGTCTGGCACAGACCAAAAGTTATGCCAATAATAGAAAGGTATGCTATTCGGGATTGTTTAGATGCTACCTATGGGAGATTTAATCCCTTCCAAACCGTGCGGGAGGAACTTTTTCCCCACCAGATGATTCCCAAACGGTTTTGATACACCTTGGTGAGATTTAACCTCTTCCCAAACCGTTTGGACGGAGTCTTTTTTTCACCAGCTAGCTCCCAAACGGTTTAGAAGGACTTCCAGAAGAATTAACCCCCTCCCAAACCGTTTGGATGGAGTCCTATTTCCACCAGTTCGTTCCCAAACGAATGGGAAATTATCCCACTCAGCTTATGAAAAATAAAAAAATAAAAGAATAGCTAAATTTAGCTTACGGGTAATTCATCAACGGTAAAAAAGAGCTCTGGGGTTTACATCAAGGAAAAATCAACTCCCAAACCCTTTAAACAACCTCCCAACCCTCCTTAAAAGGAGGGCTAATAGAGTATTGTAAATGGGTTTGTTTTTAGAAGGAAAGTTAAGGAGTATGCGAAAA
This window encodes:
- a CDS encoding TonB-dependent receptor, with translation MKRILFTTASITLLLCSIYATAQQHDGQQRMQQGSGRMSMDSGFGTFKGSVIDETTNLPVEYANVILYKMRDSSMVTGGVTDMKGNFSIDKVPFGRYYVDFKFIGYKNNRMNNVMISPKQPEVTIEAVKLKPASQNMEGIVVTGQKSMLQTNLDKKVINVDRTINAEGGTALDIMRNIPSVEVDVQGNVSLRGSTNLTILVDGKPSQIVSLDELPASIIQSVEVITNPSVRYDPDGMSGILNIVLKKKKTPGYHGMVNLNAGTGNKYSGTVNMNVRKGKLNFFGNFDYRHFYSTGSGFSDRTTIAGNQTENQNDNRNGLSNNFRGGIDYFINNKNTLSLAGSLSDRNFNGDENAITLFNNLPLLDQSTKEMNKMNGKELTLNYKKTFDTQGREFTTDIQYSAYERNSDQNMFREGTLKQDKSNTDGNNKSLTFQSDFVTPIGNGGRIETGIKGIIRNQRADYLYLNLITPPTVWADTSNLSNLFILKDQVYAGYAIYSNTIGPISYQGGIRIEDQLKTIEQETQNKKINVSLFNYFPSAHLKWDINKKNAVQVSYSKRVNRPSGRVLNPFVDQENIYNISYGNPYLKPEYTSSYELGHSLTLEKSSINTTLFYRRTVDKITQIVDIVSGPTEGTDTTKSTYTNLSSGSMLGVEIVASKTFTSWFRANGSFSFFKAKLDGYDYNTISQSASESNSWTAKINSSFTLSKNLELQINGNYRSPVITGVSGGGNHGPGGGGDGGQGKSKEIYWVDLGLRYSILKNKGTITVRVSDVFNSRKSRSTTYGTTESGDPYSIYQMERHESQIVFVGFSYRINDYKQRRDIKIDDSNDMDN
- a CDS encoding CHAD domain-containing protein, with amino-acid sequence MQALLIGYSDSSFNSLRSNLINLSEDCSMELVHNIRLNIKKIRALLDALDYRDNSSNYILIMKKVNSLFARLGYLRDAQVQVSLLEFYRERVGEEVDDIIDNINKRKKKINSNLKKKIRKLNPFDITLLNQRFDETIECLDNENLEEKFQRKVEQGFNQVIELISDSTDEDVLHRIRILLKELTFNLSIMKKAKVKTKYNSTFSVLLNSIHKKLGNWHDLFVFLSLINEIDDCCGRAINLLQIVESDKGLIHQEIVEDLKKLRGIKPKKTKRGDI